One genomic window of Verrucomicrobiia bacterium includes the following:
- a CDS encoding dicarboxylate/amino acid:cation symporter — translation MKRIPQHLQILGAIALGVGFGAVIDPDASIGDLKVVSILQVVGDLFLNLLKMLVVPLVVATIISGVASLGPGRDFGRIGTKALIYFVSTTFIAVLIGLMFVNFVRPGTRGDGVAPLAMTEEARTQLAKVEGTGAGTVMNVLMRFVPQNVIRSAADGDMLGLIFFSIVFGYFAGRLTGERHRLVLGFFQGIHEVMLLVTNWVMLFAPLGVFALVAKVVATTGLDVFRTVALFFVTVVAGLALHLFVFLPLLVRLIGRVNPVRHFRAMMPALVTAFSTASSSATLPLTLKCIEQRAGVSSRTSGIVVPLGATVNMDGTALYECVAVLFIAQVYGVELSLGAQFTVVLLALLTSIGVAGIPAASLVAIVIIMNAVGVPAEGLGLILAVDRILDMCRTAVNVFSDSCGAVIIARTEGEQQVLAA, via the coding sequence ATGAAGCGAATTCCGCAGCACCTCCAAATCCTGGGCGCCATTGCCCTTGGTGTGGGTTTCGGAGCAGTCATCGATCCTGATGCAAGCATTGGGGATCTGAAGGTCGTATCCATTCTTCAAGTTGTCGGAGATTTGTTCCTCAACTTGTTGAAGATGCTCGTTGTCCCACTGGTCGTCGCCACGATCATTAGCGGCGTGGCGAGTCTCGGTCCCGGCCGCGACTTCGGAAGAATCGGAACAAAAGCCCTCATTTACTTCGTCAGCACCACATTCATCGCCGTGTTGATCGGCTTGATGTTCGTGAACTTTGTCCGGCCGGGCACGCGGGGAGACGGCGTTGCGCCACTCGCGATGACTGAGGAGGCTCGAACACAGCTCGCGAAGGTTGAGGGAACGGGCGCGGGGACGGTGATGAATGTGCTGATGCGTTTCGTTCCGCAGAATGTCATTCGCTCCGCGGCCGATGGCGACATGCTCGGACTGATCTTCTTCAGCATCGTGTTCGGCTACTTCGCCGGGCGCCTCACCGGTGAACGGCATCGGTTGGTGCTTGGATTTTTCCAAGGCATTCACGAGGTCATGCTTCTCGTGACAAACTGGGTGATGCTCTTCGCGCCGCTCGGGGTGTTTGCCCTTGTCGCTAAAGTCGTCGCGACAACCGGGCTGGACGTCTTTCGCACGGTGGCATTGTTTTTCGTAACGGTTGTCGCTGGGCTCGCCCTCCATTTATTTGTGTTTTTGCCGCTGCTGGTGCGGCTGATCGGACGAGTCAATCCGGTCCGCCATTTCCGCGCAATGATGCCTGCGCTGGTCACGGCATTTTCCACAGCATCCTCGTCCGCGACCCTGCCGCTGACTTTGAAGTGCATCGAGCAACGGGCGGGCGTGTCGAGCCGAACTTCGGGAATCGTGGTGCCGCTGGGCGCGACCGTGAACATGGACGGAACCGCGCTTTACGAATGCGTGGCCGTGTTGTTCATTGCGCAGGTTTACGGGGTGGAACTCTCACTCGGCGCGCAGTTCACAGTGGTGCTGCTTGCCCTGCTGACAAGCATTGGCGTCGCGGGAATTCCGGCTGCAAGCCTGGTTGCAATCGTCATCATCATGAATGCCGTCGGAGTTCCCGCCGAGGGATTGGGACTCATCCTAGCGGTCGATAGGATCCTCGACATGTGCCGCACCGCAGTGAATGTCTTCAGCGACAGTTGCGGCGCCGTGATCATCGCGCGAACGGAAGGCGAGCAACAGGTTCTCGCCGCGTGA